In one window of Nicotiana tabacum cultivar K326 chromosome 12, ASM71507v2, whole genome shotgun sequence DNA:
- the LOC107802781 gene encoding replication protein A 70 kDa DNA-binding subunit D-like isoform X2, with protein sequence MEHRYTIHEITPFTRDWTCKIQVVDKIRPKISRDHRVNFQTTIVQDENEDQICIITYGPEVAHYDNLFKYFHTYLISAAKVREPSRFAIPMHNFEWVLDTFSIVEEVIDNNEEESMLPLPSRLNMVSFADIEKQIPGDEFDLVAVVANCGTMKYQGSENRRFQEAILIDDKKKPFLFTIWGELADKDGTELLQQLHRYPVIVAKRIAVSNFKQGIHSLIYITHVH encoded by the exons ATGGAGCATCGATATACCATCCATGAAATCACGCCATTTACTAGAGATTGGACTTGTAAAATACAAGTTGTTGACAAAATCCGCCCAAAAATTAGCAGAGATCACCGGGTGAACTTTCAAACAACCATCGTCCAGGACGAAAAC GAAGACCAAATCTGCATCATAACATATGGTCCTGAAGTCGCACATTATGACAACCTTTTCAAATATTTCCACACATACCTCATCTCGGCAGCTAAAGTTAGGGAACCGTCACGTTTTGCAATACCCATGCACAACTTCGAATGGGTCCTCGATACCTTCAGTATTGTCGAAGAAGTTATAGATAACAATGAAGAAGAATCAATGTTACCGTTGCCTTCAAGATTAAACATGGTGTCCTTTGCCGATATCGAGAAACAGATTCCAGGAGATGAATTCG ACCTAGTGGCAGTTGTGGCAAATTGCGGTACCATGAAATATCAAGGCAGCGAAAATAGAAGATTTCAAGAAGCTATTCTTATAGACGACAA GAAAAAGCCTTTTCTGTTTACTATATGGGGAGAATTGGCTGACAAAGATGGAACTGAACTACTGCAGCAGTTACATAGATACCCTGTCATTGTTGCAAAACGAATAGCTGTTTCTAACTTTAAACAAGGTATTCACAGCTTAATTTACATCACACATGTACATTAA
- the LOC107802781 gene encoding replication protein A 70 kDa DNA-binding subunit D-like isoform X3: MEHRYTIHEITPFTRDWTCKIQVVDKIRPKISRDHRVNFQTTIVQDENEDQICIITYGPEVAHYDNLFKYFHTYLISAAKVREPSRFAIPMHNFEWVLDTFSIVEEVIDNNEEESMLPLPSRLNMVSFADIEKQIPGDEFDLVAVVANCGTMKYQGSENRRFQEAILIDDKKKPFLFTIWGELADKDGTELLQQLHRYPVIVAKRIAVSNFKQGSNVNELV, encoded by the exons ATGGAGCATCGATATACCATCCATGAAATCACGCCATTTACTAGAGATTGGACTTGTAAAATACAAGTTGTTGACAAAATCCGCCCAAAAATTAGCAGAGATCACCGGGTGAACTTTCAAACAACCATCGTCCAGGACGAAAAC GAAGACCAAATCTGCATCATAACATATGGTCCTGAAGTCGCACATTATGACAACCTTTTCAAATATTTCCACACATACCTCATCTCGGCAGCTAAAGTTAGGGAACCGTCACGTTTTGCAATACCCATGCACAACTTCGAATGGGTCCTCGATACCTTCAGTATTGTCGAAGAAGTTATAGATAACAATGAAGAAGAATCAATGTTACCGTTGCCTTCAAGATTAAACATGGTGTCCTTTGCCGATATCGAGAAACAGATTCCAGGAGATGAATTCG ACCTAGTGGCAGTTGTGGCAAATTGCGGTACCATGAAATATCAAGGCAGCGAAAATAGAAGATTTCAAGAAGCTATTCTTATAGACGACAA GAAAAAGCCTTTTCTGTTTACTATATGGGGAGAATTGGCTGACAAAGATGGAACTGAACTACTGCAGCAGTTACATAGATACCCTGTCATTGTTGCAAAACGAATAGCTGTTTCTAACTTTAAACAAG GCAGCAACGTTAATGAATTGGTATGA